GCTCGTGAAGCTGACGCTGCTCGACGATCTGGGCGGCGCGCGCACTCCCGAGCGCAAGGTCAAGGAGTGGCTGCTCTCGCTGCAGGTGGAACGCTCGTTTACCAAAGAGGAAATTCTCAACAACTATCTCAACGCCATTTACTGGGGCGATGGTGGGGCAGTCGAGCTGTTCGGTGTGCACGCTGCCGCGCGCGCTTACTTTGGCAAGCTTCCCCGCGACCTGAACCTCGCACAGAGCACCTACCTCGCCACGCTGGTGCCCTCACCCCGGCGCTATCTCGACTACAAAATCCAGCGCGGGTACATGCGCAGCCTGCTGGAGCGGATGGTGGAGGACGGCTGGGTGACGCGGGCGCAGGCCGACGCCGCCTGGCGTGAAAAACTGCAGCCCCGAGGCTGGAAGGTGACTTACGACGCTACCGGTAACGTCAAGAGTGCCGAGCTCGTCAACCGCAGTGCCACTTACCTGCGCGCCGTGACGACGACACGCGCGCCGCACTTCATGCAGCAGGTCGAAAAGGAATTGATCGCGCGTTTCGGAGCCGAGCGCGTGTTCGGCTCCGGCGGACTGAACGTGTACACCACCCTCGATCCGCAGGCGCAGTCGGCAGCGGAACTGGCCTCCCGGCAGGCCGTCGTACCACAGGGCGCGACGCTGGGCGCGGTGCTGCTCGATCCCTACACCGCCGAGGTGCTGGCCATGGTCGGTCAGAAGATCGAAGCAGGTCGCCCGCCGCCCGAGTGGAACAACGCCGTGCAGGGCAAGCGCCAGGTGGGCTCCTCGATCAAGCCGCTGCTCTACACCACTGCCCTCTCCACGGGCCTGACACAGCTGCACACCGAGGAGGACCGCCCGGTGAGTTTTCCGTGCTCGGGCTGCCCGGACGGTGAGTACAAACCGCAGAACTTCGGCGGAAAGTTTTACCACCGCGACATGACCCTGCGCGAAGCGCTCAACCGTTCGCTCAACATTCCCACCCTGCGCCTGGCCGACCGCATCGGGCTGCCGACCTTTCGGGGCAAGCTGACCGAACTGGGTTTTACCCCCTCGCGTGACTCTGGGTTGTCGCTGGCCATTGGCACGCTCGAGACCACGCCGCTGATGATGGCTGCCGCCTACGCGCCCTTCGTGAACGGCGGCATCTGGAGACAACCACGTTATATCTCGCGCGTCACCACGGTGTCCGGACAGGTACTGTATGACGCTGCCAACGAACGCCAGGCACAGCGGCGCGTCTGGAGCCCGCAGGTCGCTTACCTGGGGCTCGACATGCTGCTGGGGTACGTCAACGACTTCAGGCCCACCGAGGGTGGCTTCGGCTGGAAAGCCCGCATTCCCGGCTGGGAA
The Deinococcus peraridilitoris DSM 19664 genome window above contains:
- a CDS encoding transglycosylase domain-containing protein, with protein sequence MNLFLRLVLLLLALAVAAVVVAAGVAATFVSKWASDIPDYRRLDSLTLGTTTRVYARDLSPLGSLTPALAGGARINRTLVTLEEISPYMIASVVTNEDRRFFEHYGLDPIGISRGLKKTLNNERVEGGSTLTNQLVKLTLLDDLGGARTPERKVKEWLLSLQVERSFTKEEILNNYLNAIYWGDGGAVELFGVHAAARAYFGKLPRDLNLAQSTYLATLVPSPRRYLDYKIQRGYMRSLLERMVEDGWVTRAQADAAWREKLQPRGWKVTYDATGNVKSAELVNRSATYLRAVTTTRAPHFMQQVEKELIARFGAERVFGSGGLNVYTTLDPQAQSAAELASRQAVVPQGATLGAVLLDPYTAEVLAMVGQKIEAGRPPPEWNNAVQGKRQVGSSIKPLLYTTALSTGLTQLHTEEDRPVSFPCSGCPDGEYKPQNFGGKFYHRDMTLREALNRSLNIPTLRLADRIGLPTFRGKLTELGFTPSRDSGLSLAIGTLETTPLMMAAAYAPFVNGGIWRQPRYISRVTTVSGQVLYDAANERQAQRRVWSPQVAYLGLDMLLGYVNDFRPTEGGFGWKARIPGWEVGGKTGTTNDVRDLWFVGATPTYVGAVWVGKQAGGTMGDKDYSGEVNPPIWRTMVMGALAGKPPRQFTVPDGIMYETAPFKRDVQIALVDPNYQGKTTVIERDNELPQLREASPPPSDATVKVNLDRRTGRLATEFTPPEFVIERRVRPEELPGYAPDPNPQPLPDDLPASLPAAAPKPPTDSPDGIPRAPQLPAQAGGNS